The Candidatus Afararchaeum irisae genome includes a window with the following:
- a CDS encoding DICT sensory domain-containing protein — protein MSFSDLLDEAEREERSLRVYNYTGTRGMLDVVSEYLESWNVMVEVEGDDSSLPENTAVLGLRESPDACSEIDDVYTYLAYRTDKETHTESESESESEYDDGGFVGKETPDVIKEIYGSTFEFETKSSLITASHEVEGTALRRGEGTVRSGFQRLSLIEEQWGTYSEMASLGVDIHVYGSRGSSDSTWRPPPPDETEVTFHVSDSPQIQRFWFVVFEAGDGTGRALLAEEREPGRYYGFLTDDYQRVRQIVETVSSIETQK, from the coding sequence ATGTCTTTCTCCGACCTACTCGACGAAGCCGAAAGGGAGGAAAGAAGTCTCCGAGTCTATAACTACACCGGAACTAGGGGTATGTTAGACGTCGTCTCTGAGTACCTCGAATCCTGGAACGTGATGGTGGAGGTCGAAGGAGACGACTCCTCGTTACCCGAGAACACCGCTGTTCTCGGACTCCGGGAGAGCCCCGACGCTTGCTCGGAGATAGACGACGTGTATACCTATCTAGCTTACAGAACCGACAAGGAGACCCATACCGAGTCTGAGTCCGAGTCTGAGTCCGAGTACGACGACGGCGGCTTCGTGGGAAAGGAGACCCCGGATGTCATAAAAGAGATCTACGGATCCACATTCGAGTTCGAGACGAAGTCGAGTCTCATAACTGCGTCACACGAGGTAGAGGGGACGGCTCTGCGCAGAGGCGAGGGCACAGTACGGTCGGGTTTCCAGAGACTCTCACTCATCGAGGAACAGTGGGGGACTTACTCGGAGATGGCTTCTCTCGGAGTAGACATCCACGTATACGGATCACGCGGCTCCTCGGACTCTACCTGGAGACCGCCCCCTCCCGATGAGACTGAGGTCACCTTCCACGTGAGTGACTCGCCTCAGATACAGAGGTTCTGGTTCGTCGTCTTCGAGGCAGGCGACGGCACGGGACGCGCTCTACTCGCCGAGGAGCGTGAGCCAGGGAGGTACTACGGCTTTCTGACCGACGACTACCAAAGGGTGAGACAGATAGTAGAGACAGTCAGTTCGATCGAGACACAGAAGTAG